One genomic window of Hippocampus zosterae strain Florida chromosome 12, ASM2543408v3, whole genome shotgun sequence includes the following:
- the hnrnpa3 gene encoding heterogeneous nuclear ribonucleoprotein A3 isoform X3, which translates to MDIKMEDRDCKEPEQLRKLFIGGLSFETTEESLRAHFEQWGTLTDCVVMRDPSNKRSRGFGFVTFSSMLEVDDAMKARPHKVDGRVVEPKRAVSREDSNKPGAHLTVKKIFVGGIKEDTEEYHIRDYFKKYGKIECIDIMEERSSGKKRGFCFVTFDDHDTVDKIVAQKYHTINAHNCEVRKALSKQEMNVMSNNRGRSGGSGNYMSRSNNYGGGGSYGRDNYDGGRGGYDDYDGPRGNYGGGGGYGGRGDYGGGYGNQGGGFGGGCDGGYRGNGGGYGGGGNYNDCGNYGGHQSSYGPMKGNNFGGRNSGGPYGGGYGSGSGGGYGSRRF; encoded by the exons ATGGACATCAAAATGGAG GACCGTGACTGTAAAGAACCGGAGCAGCTCAGGAAGCTCTTTATTGGTGGCCTGAGCTTTGAAACTACAGAGGAGAGTTTACGGGCCCATTTTGAGCAATGGGGAACACTGACAGACTGTGTG GTGATGAGAGATCCCAGCAACAAACGGTCAAGAGGCTTTGGCTTCGTGACCTTCTCCTCCATGTTGGAGGTTGACGACGCCATGAAAGCAAGGCCTCATAAAGTAGATGGCCGAGTTGTTGAGCCCAAGAGGGCCGTGTCCAGAGAG GACTCCAATAAACCAGGCGCTCATCTGACAGTGAAGAAGATCTTTGTAGGCGGTATCAAGGAGGACACCGAAGAGTACCACATCCGAGACTATTTCAAGAAATACGGCAAGATTGAATGCATCGACATCATGGAGGAACGCTCTTCGggcaaaaaaagaggcttctgcTTTGTCACATTTGACGATCATGACACTGTTGACAAAATTGTCG CTCAAAAATACCACACCATCAACGCGCACAACTGTGAGGTTAGGAAAGCGCTCTCGAAGCAAGAAATGAACGTCATGTCGAATAACAGGG GAAGGAGTGGAGGCTCTGGTAACTACATGAGTCGAAGTAATAATTATGGAGGCGGTGGCAGCTACGGTCGAG ATAACTATGATGGAGGGCGAGGTGGTTATGATGATTATGATG GTCCTCGTGGTAATtatggtggaggaggaggctaTGGAGGACGTGGGGACTATGGAGGTGGCTATGGTAATCAAGGTGGTGGATTTGGTGGCGGCTGTGATGGAGGGTACCGAGGTAATGGCGGAG GTTACGGCGGGGGCGGAAATTACAATGATTGTGGTAACTACGGTGGCCATCAGTCCAGCTACGGTCCGATGAAGGGAAACAATTTTGGTGGCAGAAACTCTGGCGGACCATACGGAG GTGGCTACGGATCCGGGAGTGGCGGGGGCTACGGCTCGCGGCGCTTTTAA
- the hnrnpa3 gene encoding heterogeneous nuclear ribonucleoprotein A3 isoform X2 translates to MQIIKGRGRREEKSRSVVEGREDRDCKEPEQLRKLFIGGLSFETTEESLRAHFEQWGTLTDCVVMRDPSNKRSRGFGFVTFSSMLEVDDAMKARPHKVDGRVVEPKRAVSREDSNKPGAHLTVKKIFVGGIKEDTEEYHIRDYFKKYGKIECIDIMEERSSGKKRGFCFVTFDDHDTVDKIVAQKYHTINAHNCEVRKALSKQEMNVMSNNRGRSGGSGNYMSRSNNYGGGGSYGRDNYDGGRGGYDDYDGPRGNYGGGGGYGGRGDYGGGYGNQGGGFGGGCDGGYRGNGGGYGGGGNYNDCGNYGGHQSSYGPMKGNNFGGRNSGGPYGGGYGSGSGGGYGSRRF, encoded by the exons ATGCAGATTATAAAGGGGCGTGGAAGGAGAGAAGAGAAAAGCAGGTCTGTGGTGGAAGGAAGGGAG GACCGTGACTGTAAAGAACCGGAGCAGCTCAGGAAGCTCTTTATTGGTGGCCTGAGCTTTGAAACTACAGAGGAGAGTTTACGGGCCCATTTTGAGCAATGGGGAACACTGACAGACTGTGTG GTGATGAGAGATCCCAGCAACAAACGGTCAAGAGGCTTTGGCTTCGTGACCTTCTCCTCCATGTTGGAGGTTGACGACGCCATGAAAGCAAGGCCTCATAAAGTAGATGGCCGAGTTGTTGAGCCCAAGAGGGCCGTGTCCAGAGAG GACTCCAATAAACCAGGCGCTCATCTGACAGTGAAGAAGATCTTTGTAGGCGGTATCAAGGAGGACACCGAAGAGTACCACATCCGAGACTATTTCAAGAAATACGGCAAGATTGAATGCATCGACATCATGGAGGAACGCTCTTCGggcaaaaaaagaggcttctgcTTTGTCACATTTGACGATCATGACACTGTTGACAAAATTGTCG CTCAAAAATACCACACCATCAACGCGCACAACTGTGAGGTTAGGAAAGCGCTCTCGAAGCAAGAAATGAACGTCATGTCGAATAACAGGG GAAGGAGTGGAGGCTCTGGTAACTACATGAGTCGAAGTAATAATTATGGAGGCGGTGGCAGCTACGGTCGAG ATAACTATGATGGAGGGCGAGGTGGTTATGATGATTATGATG GTCCTCGTGGTAATtatggtggaggaggaggctaTGGAGGACGTGGGGACTATGGAGGTGGCTATGGTAATCAAGGTGGTGGATTTGGTGGCGGCTGTGATGGAGGGTACCGAGGTAATGGCGGAG GTTACGGCGGGGGCGGAAATTACAATGATTGTGGTAACTACGGTGGCCATCAGTCCAGCTACGGTCCGATGAAGGGAAACAATTTTGGTGGCAGAAACTCTGGCGGACCATACGGAG GTGGCTACGGATCCGGGAGTGGCGGGGGCTACGGCTCGCGGCGCTTTTAA
- the hnrnpa3 gene encoding heterogeneous nuclear ribonucleoprotein A3 isoform X1 has translation MPEYKGTLREGTKSRRKRWPDKNDRDCKEPEQLRKLFIGGLSFETTEESLRAHFEQWGTLTDCVVMRDPSNKRSRGFGFVTFSSMLEVDDAMKARPHKVDGRVVEPKRAVSREDSNKPGAHLTVKKIFVGGIKEDTEEYHIRDYFKKYGKIECIDIMEERSSGKKRGFCFVTFDDHDTVDKIVAQKYHTINAHNCEVRKALSKQEMNVMSNNRGRSGGSGNYMSRSNNYGGGGSYGRDNYDGGRGGYDDYDGPRGNYGGGGGYGGRGDYGGGYGNQGGGFGGGCDGGYRGNGGGYGGGGNYNDCGNYGGHQSSYGPMKGNNFGGRNSGGPYGGGYGSGSGGGYGSRRF, from the exons ATGCCGGAATATAAAGGAACTCTGAGGGAAGGAACAAAGTCAAGAAGGAAAAGGTGGCcagataaaaat GACCGTGACTGTAAAGAACCGGAGCAGCTCAGGAAGCTCTTTATTGGTGGCCTGAGCTTTGAAACTACAGAGGAGAGTTTACGGGCCCATTTTGAGCAATGGGGAACACTGACAGACTGTGTG GTGATGAGAGATCCCAGCAACAAACGGTCAAGAGGCTTTGGCTTCGTGACCTTCTCCTCCATGTTGGAGGTTGACGACGCCATGAAAGCAAGGCCTCATAAAGTAGATGGCCGAGTTGTTGAGCCCAAGAGGGCCGTGTCCAGAGAG GACTCCAATAAACCAGGCGCTCATCTGACAGTGAAGAAGATCTTTGTAGGCGGTATCAAGGAGGACACCGAAGAGTACCACATCCGAGACTATTTCAAGAAATACGGCAAGATTGAATGCATCGACATCATGGAGGAACGCTCTTCGggcaaaaaaagaggcttctgcTTTGTCACATTTGACGATCATGACACTGTTGACAAAATTGTCG CTCAAAAATACCACACCATCAACGCGCACAACTGTGAGGTTAGGAAAGCGCTCTCGAAGCAAGAAATGAACGTCATGTCGAATAACAGGG GAAGGAGTGGAGGCTCTGGTAACTACATGAGTCGAAGTAATAATTATGGAGGCGGTGGCAGCTACGGTCGAG ATAACTATGATGGAGGGCGAGGTGGTTATGATGATTATGATG GTCCTCGTGGTAATtatggtggaggaggaggctaTGGAGGACGTGGGGACTATGGAGGTGGCTATGGTAATCAAGGTGGTGGATTTGGTGGCGGCTGTGATGGAGGGTACCGAGGTAATGGCGGAG GTTACGGCGGGGGCGGAAATTACAATGATTGTGGTAACTACGGTGGCCATCAGTCCAGCTACGGTCCGATGAAGGGAAACAATTTTGGTGGCAGAAACTCTGGCGGACCATACGGAG GTGGCTACGGATCCGGGAGTGGCGGGGGCTACGGCTCGCGGCGCTTTTAA
- the nfe2l2a gene encoding nuclear factor erythroid 2-related factor 2a, giving the protein MMIEMEVMNSGQQDTDLIDILWKQDIDLGARREVFDYSHRQKEHELQRQQELAEEKRLHLLREQEKALLAQLQLDEETGEYVPRPRPNVSLQSAATPLEAAQDVSFTQQGAEPLSFDECLQLLADTFPLEENEDAPVCLDSSGASVASSRSSSVDMMSPEQPSLAPHMLSPDALTASQLQKMSLDIEQAWMELLSLPELQCLSQQLEDTLETAPYPLPNSAEAQDPNYSFYPISNPAQEKTNLNICPTGFMNTFDGSVPNVTPTDDGNQIKPEVPELNTHFNRNNFCNTFYPDAMLEEGGSQQDLERTERNLMSDVQNLYSLSPGDTFEQDRHNVSAEVPDLDSGLSSSPHACSPGKSLYGDEGFDGSDSDMEEMDQNPGSAKSDYSEMFSLNFQPDDVQRAFPLSTLAVQLQTQHNETKQEMTDPAEDNGHSSSPFTKDKRKRRSDLRLSRDEQRAKALKIPFGIDMIINLPVDDYNEVITKSQLNEAQLALIRDIRRRGKNKVAAQNCRKRKMENIVGLENDLDSLKEEKERLLGEKSRNASSLREMKRKLNSLYLEVFGMLRDEDGNGISPSDFSLQQSSEGSVFLVPRPKKTLIKS; this is encoded by the exons ATGATGATAGAAATGGAGGTGATGAATTCCGGACAACAG GACACGGACCTGATCGACATCCTGTGGAAGCAGGACATCGATCTGGGGGCCCGGCGCGAAGTGTTCGACTACAGCCACCGTCAGAAGGAGCACGAGCTGCAGAGGCAGCAGGAGCtggcggaggagaagcggctgcaCCTCCTCCGCGAACAGGAGAAAGCTCTGCTGGCGCAGCTGCAGCTGGACGAGGAGACGGGCGAGTACGTGCCGAGGCCGCGGCCCAACGTTTCGCTGCAGTCGGCCGCCACGCCCCTGGAGGCTGCGCAG GATGTCAGCTTCACACAGCAGGGTGCTGAGCCGTTGTCATTTGACGAATGCTTGCAGCTCCTCGCAGACACGTTTCCCCTTGAGGAAAATGAG GATGCGCCCGTTTGCCTGGACTCGAGCGGCGCGTCTGTAGCTAGCAGCCGCAGCAGCAGTGTTGACATGATGTCCCCCGAGCAGCCCTCTTTGGCCCCGCATATGCTTTCACCAGATGCCCTGACTGCTTCCCAGCTACAGAAGATGTCTCTGGATATTGAGCAAGCCTGGATGGAGCTGCTCTCACTTCCTGAGCTGCAG TGTCTGAGCCAACAATTAGAAGACACACTGGAGACGGCGCCCTATCCACTACCAAACAGCGCCGAAGCACAGGATCCAAACTACTCCTTTTACCCAATATCCAATCCGGCCCAAGAGAAAACCAATTTAAATATTTGCCCTACAGGTTTTATGAATACATTTGATGGCTCAGTTCCCAACGTGACCCCAACAGACGACGGCAACCAAATAAAGCCAGAAGTTCCCGAGTTAAATACTCACTTCAACCGGAATAACTTTTGCAACACATTTTACCCTGACGCTATGTTGGAGGAGGGCGGCAGTCAACAAGACCTCGAGAGAACAGAACGTAATCTCATGTCCGATGTCCAGAACTTGTACAGCCTCTCACCCGGTGATACATTTGAGCAGGACAGACACAATGTGTCTGCAGAAGTGCCCGATTTAGACTCCGGACTCTCCTCGAGTCCCCACGCATGCTCGCCTGGGAAATCTCTGTATGGAGATGAGGGTTTTGACGGCAGCGATTCCGACATGGAGGAGATGGACCAGAACCCGGGAAGCGCAAAGTCTGACTACTCTGAGATGTTCTCTTTAAACTTTCAACCAGATGACGTCCAGCGAGCATTTCCTCTGTCCACATTAGCGGTCCAGCTTCAAACCCAGCACAACGAGACCAAACAAGAAATGACGGATCCGGCCGAGGACAATGGGCACAGCTCCTCGCCCTTCACTAAAGACAAACGCAAGAGAAGGTCGGATTTGCGTCTCTCCAGAGACGAGCAGAGGGCCAAGGCCCTCAAGATCCCCTTCGGCATCGACATGATCATAAACCTGCCCGTCGACGACTACAACGAGGTCATCACCAAGAGCCAATTGAACGAGGCACAGCTGGCCCTGATCCGGGACATCCGGCGACGCGGCAAAAACAAAGTGGCGGCCCAGAACTGCCGCAAGCGCAAGATGGAGAACATCGTGGGTCTGGAGAATGATCTGGACTCGCTCAAGGAGGAGAAAGAACGTCTGCTGGGCGAGAAGTCCCGCAACGCCAGCAGCCTGAGAGAGATGAAGAGGAAGCTGAACAGCCTGTACCTGGAAGTGTTCGGCATGCTGAGGGACGAGGACGGCAACGGCATCTCCCCGTCTGACTTCTCGCTGCAGCAGTCGAGCGAAGGCAGCGTCTTCCTCGTTCCTCGCCCTAAAAAGACTTTGATCAAGAGCTAA